The DNA segment TAGCTGTTATAACAATTGTTGTACCTTCTTTTTTACGCGCCTTCTCTACTGCATAGTTTAAAAAAGGATCTTTCGCATAAGGAAAAGCATCTACTTCATCAATAAAAATCACTTCAAACGCTTCATAAAAACGGATTAGTTGGTGGGTTGTTGCTAGTACAAATTGTTCTCCTTGATATTTATCCTCTGAATCGCCATAAAGGCAAACCATGTTTTTACTAGGGAATACTTCTTTTAAACGTGGGTAGAGTTCTAGACAAACATCCACTCTTGGAGAAGCCAGACAAATTCTAAATCCTTGCCTTAAAGCCCAGTCCATACCTTCAAACATCATTTCTGTCTTACCTGAGCCCGCAACTGCCCACAAAAGCATATCTTGATTTCTTTTTAAACTTAAAACAACTGCTTCTGAAGCTTTCTTTTGTCCTTTAGAAAGAACGCCTCCCCATTCTAAAAGAGTTTTTTTCTCACTTTGTAGTATGGTTGTTTTTTGATAATATAATTTCTGACAACTATTTACTCTTCCCATAACTAGGCAATTACGACAATATAAACAATCTTCACGCCCACATAATACACAAGACATTCGTCCAAACAAATGAGCAGCCGTATTCCCGCAGCGAAAGCATTTATTATTTGAAATAGCTGCAATATTATTAAAGCCCTCTATATGTTCAATCTCTTTTCTCAAATATAATCTACCAGGAAAAATATCCACTACTTTCACCTCTCTTTAGTTATACAACAAGTGAGGATTTTTTGCAGAAGTGATTTTCTGTTTTTCTGTATGTATTTTATATTAAAAATCACCTTTTAACTAAAGAGAAAACTACCATTTTGAGACAGCCGACTAATCAAAAAAAGAATTTTACCCTATACAAAAAAACCTCAGCTGTTAACTGAGGTTTTTCATTTTATAGACCAAGTTAAACCAAGTGCGCCTTCTCCTAAGTGTGTTCCAATAACCGGGCCGAAATAGCTTAATTCGAATATTACTTCTGGAAATTTCGTTGCTAAATGCTTGCGCCATGATTCCCCTTTTTCTGGGTCGTTTCCGTGAATCACATAAGCTTTTTCAGCAGTTTTATTTTCAATAGCTGTTTGAAGAATATCTTCAATTCTTTTTAATGCTTTCTTTTGCGTCCTTACTTTTTCAAATAAAACAATCTCTTTATTATCAAAGTGAAGAATTGGCTTAATTTGAAGTAAGCTGCCAACAAGCGCTTGAGCACCGTTTAAACGTCCGCCTCGTTGTAAATTATTTAAATCATCCACCATAAAATAAGCATCTTGCGCTTGCTTTATTTTATTTAGCGCCCCAATAATACTATCTATCGGTTCATCATTCAAAGCCATTTCAGCTGCTTTTGTTGCAAGCATTCCTTGGGCCATACACGAGAGCTCCGAATCATATGCAATAACGTTTAAACCGTCAATTAACTCTCCTGCAGAAGCTGCATTTTGGAAAGTCCCACTGATACCACTTGATAAATGAATGGTAATTACGGTCTCATAGCCTTTTGATTTCAACGATTCAAACAATTGAATGAATTCTCCTGGAGCGGGTTGAGAAGAAGTCGGGAAATTTTGAGCCACTTTTACCATCTCATAAAAATCGGCTGCATCTAACTCTTCGGCCTCACGATAAGCTTTTCCATCAATTATTACAGAAAGTGGTATGACATGAATCTGTAATTGCTCTCTCACTTTATCTGGTAAGTATGCTGTGCTGTCAGTTACCACTGCTATTTTTCCGTTCATAAAGTCCTCCTGAGATTTCTTTAGCGAATATATACCCAACCATGCTTAATTGCTGTTACAACCGCTTGGGTTCTATCATTCACTTTCATTTTTTGTAAAATACTACTTACATGGTTTTTCACTGTTTTTTCACTAATGAAAAGTGTTTCTCCGATTCCTCGATTACTTTTACCATCTGTAAGAAGTTGTAATACCTCACATTCTCTATGCGTCAAAATATGAAGCGGCATTTTCACTTCTGGTTGTTGATAGCCATATACACCTTGAGAAGTATTAGTACTTGCTAGATGTCGATATTCTCGAATCAATTTAATTGCCACACGTGGGTGAATATATGCGCCACCATTTTCAACAATCTTAACAGCTTCTACAAGCTCTTGAGCATCCATTTCTTTCAGCAAATAACCTACTGCTCCTGCTCTTAAAGCTTCTGTAACATACTCATCCGTATCATGGATAGTTAAAACAATGACTTTGATACTAGGAAATTGACGCACTAACATTTCTGTTGCATCCAGCCCATTAACAGTTGGCATGTTTATGTCCATTAAAACGATATCTGGTTTATATTCGCGTACTTTTGCTACAATATTCTTGCCATTTTCAGCTTCCGCCACAACTTCAAAAGAATCTTCCAATTCTAAAATCCGCTTGATACCTTCGCGGAACAACTGATGATCATCTACAATCATGATTTTGAGTGCCATAGTGACTACTCCTCCTTCACTTATCTAATTTCACCAAGCCTTTTGCAATCGAAAAATCATCCTTTTTTAGTAGCAAAACTGCTTTACCTTATCAATCCCTGCCATAAAATTGGCAAATAAACATTTCTCTTTTAAGTACTATTTACTCAAACTAACCTATTTTCATTACAAACTATATTCTTATTATACTGCATAGTTCCAGAAAATTACTCCTATATGCCTATAAATTGTAAAACGAAAACCAGTCTAAAGTAATAGTAGGTTTTATTATAACACGAATTTGCCACCACTTCACCCACGGCACTTAGAAAAATATCTATACAATCGCTTTGCTTTCGGATAAAATAAAAGCAGGCTGAACGTATCAACTTATGGAGGTTCCCTATGTTGGATCATTATTTAACCATTCAGAGTGATGGAAAGCACGAAATAATCATTGAAAAATCTCGCTTTATTTGTCATATTATGCGAGTTACAACAGAATCAGAAGCTCAAACATTTATTCAAACGATCAAAAAAGAGCACCGTGATGCTACACATAATTGTTCTGCTTATATAATAGGAGAAAATGACCAATTTCAAAAAGCGCATGATGACGGTGAACCAAGTGGAACAGCTGGCGTCCCAATGTTAGAAGTTTTAAAAAAGAAAAAGCTGAAAAATATAGCCGTAGTTGTTACTCGTTACTTTGGCGGGACTAAACTTGGAGCTGGAGGACTTGTCAGAGCTTATGGAAGCGCAGTGAGTGAAACTATCCAAACTATCGGAATAGTGGAATGCACACTTGCAACAATCATCAAATGTTCTTTCGCCTATTCACTTGTAGGAAAAATAGAAAATGCTCTTGAACAAAAAAACTATCAAATTAATGACAAAGAATTTACTGACAAAGTAGTTTTTCATGTATTTGTTGACAACGATGATATTCCACACTTTCGTAAGTGGATAACTGAAATGGCTAATGGCCAACTTGAATTAACAGAAAGCACTCAAAAATATAGAGAAAAGGATGTCTCTTAGTATGTCCACGAACTTATTTTTTCAATTACCAACTATTATCAAAACAGATCGAACCATTTTAAGAAAAACAACTTTAGCAGATGCAGCATCTTTATTTGACATTTGGTCAGATAATGAAGTAGCTCAGTTTATGAATATCGAAAAATTTTCTACTATTAATCAAGCAGAAGAAATGATTCAAGCTATTGAAAACGAACCAAACGCATGTAGATACACCATTTTCGCTACAAATGACTCCATTCACGCCCTCGGTTCACTCGGAATTAATGATATTAACAAAAATAAAGAAACAATTGAAATCGGCTATGAACTTGCTAGAAATTATTGGCAACAAGGCTATATGTATGAAATATTAAATAGTTTTCTTAAAACCATTTCGCCTTATCTGCCCTATAAAACTATTACAGCAAAAGTACTTCCTAAAAATGTAGCTTCAATTAAGTTGCTTAAAAAACTAGGATTTGAACTAATTTCTACAGGACAAGAATTGGATTTGCACTCTGGGAAAATTTGTGAAATTAGTAATTACCACTTAATTCTCAAATAGGACAAATATTACATTTTTGAAAGATAACATCATTTATGTATTTTTTTCTTATTAAATTCTGTATAATAAATAAAAGTTTAAAAATTAAAGAAACCGTAAATTGGGCGTAACATTCTTTAATGCCGTAAATGATACAATGAAACTTAGAAAAGTGACTATAAGGAGAATTAATATATGAGTAAAGGCAATGATGATAGCCGAAGAAGCAGCAAGAAGTACAAACGCAGAAGGAAGATTTTATTTTGGATTTTAATTCCGATAATGTGTTTAGTCCTAGCTGGTGTTGGATACGGCACTTATCTTTTTAGTAAAACCAAACTTGCAGCAGATAATTCTTTTGATAATGTTAGGAACGGTCAGGCTTCCACTTTACGATCAAAAGATATTGAACCTATAAAAGATAGTTTTTCTATTTTAATTATTGGCGTTGATACAAGTACAAAACGTGAGTCAAACGGCAATCCCCGAAGCGATTCACTTATCTTAGCTACATTTAATGTCAAAGACTCCCGTGTAGAAATGACAAGTATTCCTCGTGACTCTTACGTTCATATTGAAGATTCAGCAAAAGATATTGATAAATACACCAAAATCAATGCCGCTCATGCTTATGGTGGTCCAGAACTTACGATGAAAACGGTAGAAGAAGAATTCCAGATTCCGATTGATTACTATGTTCGTTTTGATTTTGACGCATTTCTTAAAATCATTGACGCTTTAGACGGAATTGATGTGGATGTTCCAGTTAGCTTCACGGAGCAAGACTCTAACGACAAAGCAGGAGCTATTTCCCTTGAAAAAGGACAACAACATCTTAACGGCGAACAAGCTTTAGCCCTAGCTCGTACAAGACATATTGATAGTGACATTGAACGTGGTAAAAGACAACAGCTAATTATTAAAGCAATCGTAAATGAAGCCACTTCTATTTCATCTATTAGTAAATATTCCGATATTATTAAAGTAGTTGGAGATAACATGAAAACCAATTTAACATTCAATCAAATGCTTTCCATTGCAAAATTTGGGATGTCTAATTCAATTGATATTAAATCATTAGAACTTAAAGGTGACGATAACCCAATGAATGGTGTTTATTATTATCAACTAAACGAAGACTCTGTTCATAGCATATCTAATCAATTCGCTGATGAACTTGGGATTAAAAAACCGTTCCCAAACGCAACTCCGTATTCAGATGATAGTTCAAGTACAACAAATTCTTCTAACTAAAAAAACTCCCAACAACTTGTTAATAGTTGTTGGGAGTTTTTTCAGTTTCGTTTTCGATGTATTTTTTGAAGTAAGTTAAGAATTGGTCGATAATCTTCACCAATCAATCCAATAAACTCCACTATAATTTCGATACTAAGGATTAATAATAGCAGTAAAAGCATTGCGCCCCAAGTAGTAGAAAAAGAAAATACGAAACCAGTCATCGAAAATAATAATGCCATACAATAAATTAATAATACTGTTTGTTTTTCAGTAAAACCAAGAGCCATTAGTCGATGATGAATATGTGATCTATCCGCAGAAGATATTGGCATTCGTTCTTTTAATCTCCTTACAATCGCAAAGAAAGTATCTGATAAAGGAACCCCTAGAATAATAAGCGGTACTAATAAAGAAATAAAAGTCACATTTTTAAAGCCCATAAGTGATAAGACTGCAATCATATATCCTAGAAACAGCGCACCCGTATCCCCCATAAAAATACTTGCTGGTGGGAAGTTATAAATCAAGAACGCCGCCACTGCAGCAGCCAAAATAAATGCTACAGGCGCAACAAACGTATCCTTAAGAAGCAAAGCCATACCTGCAATTGTCATTAAAGCAATTATTGAAATCCCGCCTGCTAAACCATCTAACCCGTCTATTAAGTTTAACGCATTAACAATAGCGACAATCCAAATAATAGATAATGGAATCGCAAAATACCCAAAGTCAAGTTGACCATAAAAAGGGATATTAATAAAATTTATCGTAATGTCGCCCCAAACAGTGACACATAAAGCAGCCAAAATTTGTCCAGCCATTTTCCATTTTGGGGATAAATCAAATAAATCATCTATGAATCCAGTAGCAATTATGATTAATGCTCCAAAGTAAATCGGCACAAAACCCGACTTATCAATTGGGGCTAGTAACATACCTACGGAAAAACTTATGAATATAGCTAGTCCACCTAGTGTTGCTGTTACTTTCGTATGTTTGTGCCGTTCGCGTGGCGTATCAACAGCATTAATGCGAAAAGCAAACTTTCTTATTAGTGGCACCATAATAATACCAACTGCAAAGCTAATTAATATACTCCATATTAGCAATGTTTTTTCAGCTCCATCCTATATTTAGCAACATTTCTTCTGTTGATTTTGTATATTTTTTTAATACATCTGAGTTTAATGTTACTCCAATTCCGTTATCCGTTGGCACTCTTAGTCTTCCTTTGTCTAGCACAAAATCTGGCGAGACAATATCTTCATGAAAATATCGATTGGATGCTGAAATATCTCCCGGGAATTCAAATTCGCTTCTAGCTGCTAGCGCAATATTGTGCGCTCTGCCAATTCCAGCTTCTAACATCCCACCACACCAAACAAGTAATTTATTTTCTGCACAGTACTCGGCTATCCTTAGAGCTTCACACATGCCTCCAACTCGAGCTAACTTTAAATTAATAGCTTGGCAACTACCAAGTAAATGAGCCTGCCTTACGTCTCCTAGCGACCGAATATTCTCATCTAAACAAATTCGTGTTTTTAATTGACTTTGTAACCATGCATGATCAACAAAATCTTTTGTTCCAAACGGCTGTTCAATCATTTCCAAATCAAATTGATCTAATTCTTTTAGCAATAAGAAATCTTCTCTATTATACGCTGAATTCGCATCAGCCATCAAGCTTAGTTTCGGGAATTTTTCCCGCACTGCTTTAATATACTGAATATCATGATTAGGCGCAACTTTTAATTTTACTCTTTGATAGCCAGCTTGAACATATTGCTCCACTAGTTGAAGTAAATCATTTGGATTATTTTGCAAACCAATACTCACACCTACGGAAATAAAATCTTTATTCGCTCCAATCATTCTAGCAAGCGAACTCTTTTCACTTTTAGCAAACGCATCCCATACCGCGAGTTCCACAGCTGATTTTGCCATCTCGTTTCCTTGTATCCAATTAAATATTCCATGAACTTCTTCAGGAAAATGAATTTCTTTTTGTGTAATTAGTGGTAATAAATGCTGTTTAATTATTTTAATTGCTGTTTCTAAAGTTTCTTCTGTATAATCTGGCAAAGGAAAAGCTTCTAATTCCCCATAACCATAAATACCATCTGCATTCATTAATTCTATAATATAAAAATCCTTACTTTTCAATTCACCATAACTAGTTTTAAATGGTGCAATGAGTGGAATCTCCACATGAATTAATTTTGCCTTTTGAAAATGCATTTCACTCACCCTTTTTCAAGCGTTTACTTTCTTTCCGAACCACAAGCATAAATTGAGGTATAGCCAAAAATCGTTTCCATCTAGAAGGATTAGAAAGCAAACGATAAACCCATTCTAACCTTAATTTTACCCAAATTTTCGGTGCTCTTTTCACATTATCTGTTAATACGTCAAAACTGCCTCCAACACCAATAAAAATCCCTTTTTTAAAATTAGCGATTTGCGATAAAATCCATTTTTCTTGAGCGGGTGAACCTAAAGCTACAAAAATAATATCAGGTTGTTTTTTTATGATATCTTCTGCAATTTTTTCACTTTCTAAAGCATCAAAATATCCATGATGTACACCGCTTACCACAGTTTGCGGATATTTTTCCTTCACTTTTTCTTCCACAGCCTGGCTTACTTCTGGTTTTGCACCTAAAAAATAGCAACGAAGCGGCTTATCTAATAAGCCTATCATCGTATCGTATCCAGTGACCCGTTCTGCTAAAGGTTCTCCCAATTTCTCTGAGGCCATAATAATACCGATTCCATCTGGGACAATGTAATCAGCTTGACGTAAGATTGCCTCAAATTCTTTATCTGTTCTCGCATGCATGACGATTTCCGGATTTGCAGTGACTACAAATAAACGTTCCTCATTGAGCGCCGCTTCATATAACTCTTCGACAAAATCAGCTTGAGTTGTATTATAAAAAGGTATATTTAAAATTGAAATTTCCTGGTTTTTCATATGTATCTCCTAAAAACTTTATTATGTATAAGTTTATCATAAAATGGTTATGCTTCCTATTTTTAATCCAGAAAAAAGGGCTGTATATAGCATTACGCTATTACAGCCCCTCAAAATGAAACAAATTAATCTAAAATTTGAACTTTAACTTGTTTTACGCCCCAATTATAGCATTCTTGTACTGAATTTAAATGTACATCAATTTTATTTCCTTTGATAGCACCACCAGTATCAGCTGCAATCGCTTCTCCGTATCCTTCAACATAAACTCTTGATCCTAAAGGAATAACAGATGGATCTACAGCAATAACGCGTGGATTATCATTTAAATCAATACCAGATGCTGTCATATGACCCATTCCTGGTTCTTCTTTACTGTATGCAGTTGCTGTTACAGTAACTTCTTTGGATACATTACCTTGAGATGCAGACGATTTGTTTGAAGATGCTGCTTTATTTGCTGATGTTGATTTTTGTGTTGTTGGAGCAGCTTTTTCTTGTTTAGGTTGTTCCGCATTATTTGTAGATGGCTTAACTTGCGTAGCCGGGCTCTCATTAGATTCAGCTTTACTTCCGATAGATAACTTTTGACCAACTACGATTAAATCAGATGAAAGATTATTCCATGATTTTAATTGGTTTACTGTTACTCCTTTGTCTGAAGCAATGTGTCCTAATGTGTCTCCTGCAACTACTGTATATTCAGATTTACTATTTGTAGATGTTTCTTTACCATTATTCACTTCTAACGTTTGATTTGGAAAAATAATGTCAGAGCTTAGTTTGTTGTCTTTTTTCAATTGATTTATAGAGACATTATTTTCATTCGATATTTTCCAAAGTGAATCGCCATCTTTTACTTTATACTCAGCTGCAAAAGCTTGAGTTGAACCAGAACCTGCAATAATTAAACCAGCCGCAATGGCTACTACTGTTTTTTTCATGTAATTAATTTCCCTCCTTGATAACTTTCGAGGATAATCGTACCATACGAATCTAGCGACTTGGTTACTAAAAAATTAAGCGTATATGACACACTCCAAGATAATAATAGATTTCTTGCAATATTTGTAAATTACCTTTATTGTCAGATTTTTATTATTATTGGCCTATATATTAAGCTATATCTCTTAACACAACGCGCTGTTATGCTTTACATCCCTTCGAAAACAACAATAAATATTTCACTTTTTGAACTAAATGAATCATTTTACTAGAATTGGAAAAATTTTCCATTACAAATTAAAGTAGCTTTTCTTCTAATTTAGTGATTTTTTATTTGTTTTTTCGGCTTAAATCTTGTTATATCCCTCTGTTTATAACAAAGTATTACATCATTCATCATCTTCCTGTACGATATTTACTATATGCTCCTCTTTATTTCTACTAGATAAATACCTGATTTGATGAACTAAGACTTCAGTAATATAGATTTTTTGCTCTTCTTTGTTCAAATAGTTCCTTGATTGTAACTCTCCAACTATACCTATCAACTGGCCTTTACTACAAAATTCTGCGGTTGCCTCCGCTCGCTTTCCCCATACAACACATTGAATAAAATCAGCATCGTTATCTACTCTTTTATTTTTACCAAACCTATTTAATGCTACTGTTAAATTCAAAACAGCTCTATCCTCTGTGGTCCATTTTAATTCAGGATCTTTTGTTAAACGTCCCACTAATGTTACTTGATTTATCATAATATAATCGCCTCTTTCTTTTGGTGTAAAGCGATTATATTGGATAAAAATTTATTTGTAAAATAGCCAAAATGGTGTTTTCAGTATGATTTCTATATTAAAAATGGAGTTTTCACTTAAAGGAAAATTGTTATTTTGATATACCTTTTTTACCTCAAAATACTATTTTCCTAAATTGCGACTTTTTTTAGTCTATGCTATTCTGATA comes from the Listeria welshimeri serovar 6b str. SLCC5334 genome and includes:
- a CDS encoding LCP family protein, with translation MSKGNDDSRRSSKKYKRRRKILFWILIPIMCLVLAGVGYGTYLFSKTKLAADNSFDNVRNGQASTLRSKDIEPIKDSFSILIIGVDTSTKRESNGNPRSDSLILATFNVKDSRVEMTSIPRDSYVHIEDSAKDIDKYTKINAAHAYGGPELTMKTVEEEFQIPIDYYVRFDFDAFLKIIDALDGIDVDVPVSFTEQDSNDKAGAISLEKGQQHLNGEQALALARTRHIDSDIERGKRQQLIIKAIVNEATSISSISKYSDIIKVVGDNMKTNLTFNQMLSIAKFGMSNSIDIKSLELKGDDNPMNGVYYYQLNEDSVHSISNQFADELGIKKPFPNATPYSDDSSSTTNSSN
- a CDS encoding LysM peptidoglycan-binding and 3D domain-containing protein, with translation MKKTVVAIAAGLIIAGSGSTQAFAAEYKVKDGDSLWKISNENNVSINQLKKDNKLSSDIIFPNQTLEVNNGKETSTNSKSEYTVVAGDTLGHIASDKGVTVNQLKSWNNLSSDLIVVGQKLSIGSKAESNESPATQVKPSTNNAEQPKQEKAAPTTQKSTSANKAASSNKSSASQGNVSKEVTVTATAYSKEEPGMGHMTASGIDLNDNPRVIAVDPSVIPLGSRVYVEGYGEAIAADTGGAIKGNKIDVHLNSVQECYNWGVKQVKVQILD
- a CDS encoding WecB/TagA/CpsF family glycosyltransferase, with amino-acid sequence MKNQEISILNIPFYNTTQADFVEELYEAALNEERLFVVTANPEIVMHARTDKEFEAILRQADYIVPDGIGIIMASEKLGEPLAERVTGYDTMIGLLDKPLRCYFLGAKPEVSQAVEEKVKEKYPQTVVSGVHHGYFDALESEKIAEDIIKKQPDIIFVALGSPAQEKWILSQIANFKKGIFIGVGGSFDVLTDNVKRAPKIWVKLRLEWVYRLLSNPSRWKRFLAIPQFMLVVRKESKRLKKGE
- a CDS encoding GNAT family N-acetyltransferase encodes the protein MSTNLFFQLPTIIKTDRTILRKTTLADAASLFDIWSDNEVAQFMNIEKFSTINQAEEMIQAIENEPNACRYTIFATNDSIHALGSLGINDINKNKETIEIGYELARNYWQQGYMYEILNSFLKTISPYLPYKTITAKVLPKNVASIKLLKKLGFELISTGQELDLHSGKICEISNYHLILK
- the menC gene encoding o-succinylbenzoate synthase is translated as MHFQKAKLIHVEIPLIAPFKTSYGELKSKDFYIIELMNADGIYGYGELEAFPLPDYTEETLETAIKIIKQHLLPLITQKEIHFPEEVHGIFNWIQGNEMAKSAVELAVWDAFAKSEKSSLARMIGANKDFISVGVSIGLQNNPNDLLQLVEQYVQAGYQRVKLKVAPNHDIQYIKAVREKFPKLSLMADANSAYNREDFLLLKELDQFDLEMIEQPFGTKDFVDHAWLQSQLKTRICLDENIRSLGDVRQAHLLGSCQAINLKLARVGGMCEALRIAEYCAENKLLVWCGGMLEAGIGRAHNIALAARSEFEFPGDISASNRYFHEDIVSPDFVLDKGRLRVPTDNGIGVTLNSDVLKKYTKSTEEMLLNIGWS
- a CDS encoding YigZ family protein translates to MLDHYLTIQSDGKHEIIIEKSRFICHIMRVTTESEAQTFIQTIKKEHRDATHNCSAYIIGENDQFQKAHDDGEPSGTAGVPMLEVLKKKKLKNIAVVVTRYFGGTKLGAGGLVRAYGSAVSETIQTIGIVECTLATIIKCSFAYSLVGKIENALEQKNYQINDKEFTDKVVFHVFVDNDDIPHFRKWITEMANGQLELTESTQKYREKDVS
- the degU gene encoding two-component system response regulator DegU; the encoded protein is MALKIMIVDDHQLFREGIKRILELEDSFEVVAEAENGKNIVAKVREYKPDIVLMDINMPTVNGLDATEMLVRQFPSIKVIVLTIHDTDEYVTEALRAGAVGYLLKEMDAQELVEAVKIVENGGAYIHPRVAIKLIREYRHLASTNTSQGVYGYQQPEVKMPLHILTHRECEVLQLLTDGKSNRGIGETLFISEKTVKNHVSSILQKMKVNDRTQAVVTAIKHGWVYIR
- a CDS encoding DegV family protein, whose amino-acid sequence is MNGKIAVVTDSTAYLPDKVREQLQIHVIPLSVIIDGKAYREAEELDAADFYEMVKVAQNFPTSSQPAPGEFIQLFESLKSKGYETVITIHLSSGISGTFQNAASAGELIDGLNVIAYDSELSCMAQGMLATKAAEMALNDEPIDSIIGALNKIKQAQDAYFMVDDLNNLQRGGRLNGAQALVGSLLQIKPILHFDNKEIVLFEKVRTQKKALKRIEDILQTAIENKTAEKAYVIHGNDPEKGESWRKHLATKFPEVIFELSYFGPVIGTHLGEGALGLTWSIK
- a CDS encoding DEAD/DEAH box helicase; the encoded protein is MDIFPGRLYLRKEIEHIEGFNNIAAISNNKCFRCGNTAAHLFGRMSCVLCGREDCLYCRNCLVMGRVNSCQKLYYQKTTILQSEKKTLLEWGGVLSKGQKKASEAVVLSLKRNQDMLLWAVAGSGKTEMMFEGMDWALRQGFRICLASPRVDVCLELYPRLKEVFPSKNMVCLYGDSEDKYQGEQFVLATTHQLIRFYEAFEVIFIDEVDAFPYAKDPFLNYAVEKARKKEGTTIVITATPEQKWQEECTSGKRRFVKIPARYHRKKLPVPRTCWIGPWKKKLSRGQITHKLINWIKEKEAKDQPILIFFPEIEAMNQFSKALTNYNFPEPVTVHSADAARKEKVEWLREGKIKILLTTTILERGVTFTDVQVAVFGSEGSIFTEAALVQISGRAGRKFSHPTGDVCFFHYGATAEMKRAIKHIQKMNQLGVKEGMLDD
- a CDS encoding single-stranded DNA-binding protein produces the protein MINQVTLVGRLTKDPELKWTTEDRAVLNLTVALNRFGKNKRVDNDADFIQCVVWGKRAEATAEFCSKGQLIGIVGELQSRNYLNKEEQKIYITEVLVHQIRYLSSRNKEEHIVNIVQEDDE
- a CDS encoding glycosyltransferase family 4 protein — encoded protein: MLIWSILISFAVGIIMVPLIRKFAFRINAVDTPRERHKHTKVTATLGGLAIFISFSVGMLLAPIDKSGFVPIYFGALIIIATGFIDDLFDLSPKWKMAGQILAALCVTVWGDITINFINIPFYGQLDFGYFAIPLSIIWIVAIVNALNLIDGLDGLAGGISIIALMTIAGMALLLKDTFVAPVAFILAAAVAAFLIYNFPPASIFMGDTGALFLGYMIAVLSLMGFKNVTFISLLVPLIILGVPLSDTFFAIVRRLKERMPISSADRSHIHHRLMALGFTEKQTVLLIYCMALLFSMTGFVFSFSTTWGAMLLLLLLILSIEIIVEFIGLIGEDYRPILNLLQKIHRKRN